Proteins encoded by one window of Sorangium aterium:
- a CDS encoding pseudouridine synthase codes for MEERLQKIIARAGVASRRASEELILAGRVRVNGRVVTELGLKADRQKDRIEVDGKRLVSEAPVYVALHKPRNVVSTMRDPEGRPTVADHVRGTGARLYPVGRLDFATSGILLMTNDGDFANALLHPRGGVPKTYVLKVQGVMSDDDLTPWREGIRLEDGVTLPAEARLLRHEGDKTWLEVTLREGRNQQIRRMGEATGWPVMRLARTTFAGVSSEGLRPGEWRALTVDELLHIREAFGVPKRIRGAMMGASSGPVDYRRKASSARSDAKASPRPAPEAAGAAARSRGPAQPRVRSRANADVPSAPGQSATGRMARSRTDAATSTPARTPAGRTARSRTDAAPGTPARTPAGRTARSRTDVAAPAAPGPGAARSARSARSETKPRAAETRAPRARGRERR; via the coding sequence ATGGAAGAACGTCTGCAGAAGATCATCGCGCGCGCCGGCGTCGCCTCGCGCCGCGCATCCGAGGAGCTCATCCTCGCCGGACGGGTGCGCGTGAACGGGCGCGTCGTGACCGAGCTCGGCTTGAAGGCCGACCGGCAGAAGGACCGCATCGAGGTGGACGGCAAGCGCCTCGTCTCCGAGGCGCCGGTCTATGTCGCGCTGCACAAGCCACGGAACGTCGTCTCGACAATGCGCGATCCCGAGGGGCGGCCGACGGTCGCCGACCACGTGCGCGGCACGGGCGCGCGGCTCTACCCCGTGGGTCGGCTCGACTTCGCGACGAGCGGCATCCTCCTCATGACGAACGACGGCGACTTCGCCAACGCGCTGCTCCATCCGCGCGGCGGCGTGCCGAAGACCTACGTGCTGAAGGTGCAGGGCGTCATGAGCGACGACGACCTCACGCCGTGGCGCGAGGGGATCCGCCTCGAGGACGGCGTCACGCTGCCGGCCGAGGCGCGGCTGCTCCGCCACGAGGGCGACAAGACGTGGCTCGAGGTGACCCTCCGCGAGGGCCGCAACCAGCAGATCCGGCGCATGGGCGAGGCGACCGGCTGGCCCGTGATGCGCCTGGCGCGCACGACGTTCGCCGGCGTGAGCTCGGAAGGCCTCCGGCCGGGAGAGTGGCGCGCCTTGACGGTGGATGAGCTCCTCCACATCCGTGAGGCGTTCGGCGTGCCCAAGCGGATCCGAGGCGCGATGATGGGCGCGTCGTCAGGTCCGGTCGACTACCGCCGCAAGGCCAGCTCGGCCCGGTCGGACGCGAAGGCGTCACCTCGGCCTGCGCCGGAGGCCGCTGGTGCAGCCGCCCGCAGCCGAGGACCGGCGCAGCCGAGGGTTCGCTCAAGAGCGAACGCCGACGTCCCGAGCGCACCTGGGCAGAGCGCGACCGGGCGGATGGCTCGCTCCAGGACCGACGCCGCCACGAGCACGCCCGCCCGGACCCCGGCTGGGCGTACGGCTCGCTCCAGGACCGACGCCGCCCCGGGCACGCCCGCCCGGACCCCGGCTGGGCGTACGGCCCGCTCCAGGACAGACGTCGCCGCGCCGGCCGCGCCCGGACCGGGCGCCGCTAGATCTGCGCGAAGCGCCCGCTCCGAAACGAAGCCTCGAGCAGCTGAGACACGCGCGCCTCGAGCTCGCGGGCGCGAGCGTCGTTGA
- a CDS encoding AAA family ATPase produces the protein MSAPLHERLRLLAHSLERQFLGKDEIIRLLMIAVVAGEHCVLLGPPGTAKSALIRTLAELMQARYFEYLLTRFTEPNEIFGPVDIGAFREGVYRRNTSGMLPEAEVVFLDEVFKSNSAILNALLTLLNERKFASGGQVLRCPLISVFAASNEVPGDETLTAIFDRFLLRVQSDNLDAYHFSELLQRGIQQEIRHMAGEPLRPLVAARELAELGRGFGARMNFGDAFLSAYKGLVFQIRAEGISLSDRRVVKMLKLFAASAYLDGRQTTDASDFFVLKHIWNNQDQAAILEGIVQPVLEAFFREHPDRRRVGALGVGVEALAAEIDRIRQILTGGASLGDVQLFSQLKALGEIKQALAGINDARARELEARVSQLLEASFRSGRFAQI, from the coding sequence ATGTCCGCTCCGCTCCACGAGCGCCTGCGCCTGCTTGCCCATAGCCTCGAGCGGCAGTTCCTAGGCAAGGACGAGATCATCCGCCTGCTCATGATCGCGGTCGTCGCGGGCGAGCACTGCGTGCTCCTCGGCCCGCCGGGGACCGCGAAGAGCGCGCTCATCCGCACGCTCGCCGAGCTGATGCAGGCCCGGTACTTCGAGTACCTCCTCACGCGTTTCACCGAGCCGAACGAGATCTTCGGCCCGGTCGATATCGGTGCTTTTCGCGAGGGCGTCTACCGCCGGAACACCTCGGGGATGCTCCCCGAGGCGGAGGTCGTGTTCCTCGACGAGGTCTTCAAGTCGAACAGCGCCATCCTGAACGCGCTGCTCACGCTGCTGAACGAGCGCAAGTTCGCGAGCGGCGGCCAGGTGCTCCGCTGCCCGCTCATCAGCGTCTTCGCGGCCTCGAACGAGGTGCCCGGCGACGAGACGCTGACCGCGATCTTCGACCGCTTCCTCCTGCGGGTGCAGTCCGACAACCTCGACGCCTACCACTTCAGCGAGCTGCTCCAGCGCGGCATCCAGCAGGAGATCCGGCACATGGCCGGCGAGCCGCTCCGCCCGCTCGTCGCGGCGCGCGAGCTCGCCGAGCTCGGCCGAGGGTTCGGCGCGCGGATGAACTTCGGAGATGCATTCCTATCGGCCTACAAGGGGCTGGTGTTCCAGATCCGCGCCGAAGGGATATCGCTCTCGGATCGCCGTGTCGTGAAGATGCTCAAGCTCTTCGCGGCGAGCGCGTACCTCGATGGCCGCCAGACGACCGACGCGAGCGACTTCTTCGTGCTCAAGCACATCTGGAACAACCAGGATCAGGCGGCGATCCTCGAGGGCATCGTGCAGCCGGTGCTCGAGGCCTTCTTTCGTGAGCACCCGGATCGCCGCCGCGTCGGCGCGCTCGGCGTCGGCGTGGAGGCGCTCGCCGCGGAGATCGATCGGATCCGGCAGATCCTCACGGGCGGCGCCTCGCTGGGTGACGTCCAGCTGTTCAGTCAGCTGAAGGCGCTCGGCGAGATCAAACAGGCGCTCGCCGGCATCAACGACGCTCGCGCCCGCGAGCTCGAGGCGCGCGTGTCTCAGCTGCTCGAGGCTTCGTTTCGGAGCGGGCGCTTCGCGCAGATCTAG
- a CDS encoding FHA domain-containing protein yields MDVAETTAPVLQKEYRSGVHAKRQDDDGGWGLVLIGLDAPPRIVSLMDGAVIGSAARDGRIEGQGIAPEHAKISVRSDGCYIEDMDTHDGTWVNGVRARRIGVMHGDVVRLGHQLAVFVERHLALYDGAPSRLGPLVFGSKQRKDWIDPVMKLVQSGSSVCIEGAPGVGKRTLARLAAAVREGLGETLVVDGSAETKPVIPPGARPMTWLVLDADRLPRPQQLEIAHSVGRSNGVSIIATTGQPLDRAAGDGRVAPWFASLFSGKRITIPTLEMRREDVPLIVRDIAERNAIGLDRFTPQLLEALVRAGWPGGVPQLESAIVTAAQASPDGPLSVTPIAGSLARGPRIKPNLPPATDPSLARARLEDALARANGSVASAARALGMSRQAIYREADRLGLDIARRRVPRG; encoded by the coding sequence GTGGACGTTGCGGAGACAACGGCGCCGGTCCTTCAGAAAGAGTACCGGTCCGGAGTCCACGCCAAGCGACAGGATGACGACGGCGGGTGGGGGCTCGTCCTGATCGGGCTCGACGCTCCGCCGCGGATCGTGAGCCTCATGGACGGCGCCGTGATCGGCAGCGCCGCGCGCGACGGCCGCATCGAGGGCCAGGGGATCGCGCCGGAGCACGCGAAGATCAGCGTCCGCTCCGACGGTTGTTACATCGAGGACATGGACACCCACGACGGCACGTGGGTTAACGGCGTCCGCGCCCGGCGCATCGGCGTGATGCACGGCGACGTGGTGCGCCTCGGGCATCAGCTCGCGGTCTTCGTCGAGCGGCACCTCGCGCTCTACGACGGCGCGCCGTCGCGGCTGGGGCCGCTGGTGTTCGGCTCGAAGCAGCGCAAGGACTGGATCGATCCGGTGATGAAGCTGGTTCAGTCGGGCTCCAGCGTCTGCATCGAGGGCGCGCCCGGGGTCGGGAAGCGGACGCTGGCTCGCCTCGCGGCTGCGGTGCGCGAGGGCCTGGGTGAGACGCTGGTCGTCGACGGCAGCGCCGAGACGAAGCCGGTCATTCCGCCGGGCGCGCGACCGATGACATGGCTCGTCCTCGATGCCGATCGCCTGCCGCGCCCGCAGCAGCTGGAGATCGCGCACTCGGTCGGCCGCTCGAACGGCGTCAGCATCATCGCGACGACCGGACAGCCGCTCGACCGGGCCGCCGGCGACGGGCGCGTGGCGCCGTGGTTCGCTTCGCTCTTCTCCGGCAAGCGGATCACGATCCCGACGCTCGAGATGCGGCGCGAGGACGTTCCGCTCATCGTGCGCGACATCGCGGAGCGCAACGCGATCGGACTCGATCGCTTCACCCCGCAGCTCCTGGAGGCGCTCGTCCGCGCCGGCTGGCCGGGCGGCGTGCCGCAGCTCGAGTCCGCCATCGTGACCGCAGCCCAGGCTTCGCCGGACGGTCCGCTCTCCGTCACGCCGATCGCGGGATCGCTCGCACGCGGCCCGCGCATCAAGCCGAACCTCCCGCCCGCGACGGATCCGTCGCTCGCGCGCGCCCGCCTCGAGGACGCCCTCGCCCGGGCCAACGGCTCCGTCGCGTCGGCTGCGCGTGCCCTGGGCATGTCGCGGCAGGCGATCTACCGCGAGGCCGACCGGCTCGGCCTCGACATCGCGCGCCGCAGGGTCCCGCGCGGCTGA
- the amrB gene encoding AmmeMemoRadiSam system protein B: protein MVIGRTASPKRLRRKGWGSRAELQGATLVPRGAAAKRQSAIVTRALTRGTSAVRSGASCRCDRGGVGAVPCSGCCDAARWAASAHALFSRWMPVLRPKLRALEIVVIQDERHGRALMLRDTEGIAPAPVVVPGASAAVLARFDGRRSIDEIARDAARSTGQPVDAAHVSQLADELERAWMLDSPRFHARRRSVVQSFDAAPIRMAAHAGGAYHGDRRKLADFIERKCLQVARPQGGATRAVASQSAPTRMVGLCAPHMDLWRAATGYGHAYAALEQALAGPGLENVDTFVLLGTSHAAMRRPYAVCEKTFATPLGPLEPDREMIAELAAASRFDVREDQYLHKNEHSIEFQAVFVRHLLGGRAASIVPILCGLSECQARRRDPAQDDGAESFLRALGDALAKRPGRVLVIAGADLAHVGPRFGDPAPLDERQRTALRDRDLASIERATSIDAPGFFVDVARDLASRRVCGLGPIYTLLRALPPSSRGEMLHYEQCVDPEEGSIVSHTSLGFYG, encoded by the coding sequence GTGGTGATAGGACGTACTGCCAGCCCGAAGCGGCTGCGGCGCAAGGGGTGGGGGAGCAGGGCGGAGCTCCAAGGGGCGACCCTAGTTCCACGCGGCGCCGCTGCGAAGCGGCAATCCGCGATCGTGACGCGCGCTCTGACGCGGGGCACCAGCGCCGTCCGTTCTGGAGCGAGCTGCCGCTGTGACCGCGGGGGCGTCGGCGCTGTTCCCTGTTCCGGATGCTGCGATGCCGCGCGCTGGGCGGCGAGCGCGCACGCGCTATTCTCGCGGTGGATGCCGGTGCTGCGCCCGAAGCTTCGAGCTCTAGAGATCGTCGTCATCCAGGATGAGCGCCATGGCCGCGCGTTGATGCTGCGCGACACCGAGGGCATCGCGCCGGCTCCTGTCGTCGTTCCTGGCGCGAGCGCTGCCGTGCTCGCGCGCTTCGACGGGAGGCGATCGATCGACGAGATCGCGCGTGACGCCGCCCGGTCGACGGGCCAGCCCGTGGACGCCGCCCATGTGTCGCAGCTGGCCGACGAGCTGGAACGCGCGTGGATGCTCGACAGCCCGCGATTCCACGCGCGCCGGCGGAGCGTCGTGCAATCGTTCGACGCGGCGCCGATCAGGATGGCCGCGCACGCGGGCGGCGCGTACCACGGTGATCGGCGGAAGCTCGCCGACTTCATCGAGCGAAAGTGCCTCCAGGTCGCGCGGCCGCAGGGCGGAGCGACGCGCGCCGTAGCATCGCAAAGCGCGCCGACGCGCATGGTCGGGCTCTGCGCGCCGCACATGGATCTCTGGCGGGCCGCGACGGGCTACGGGCACGCCTACGCAGCGCTGGAGCAGGCGCTGGCAGGCCCAGGGCTCGAGAACGTCGATACGTTCGTTCTGCTCGGGACGTCGCACGCCGCGATGCGCCGTCCGTACGCCGTTTGCGAGAAGACGTTCGCGACGCCGCTCGGTCCTCTCGAGCCAGATCGAGAGATGATCGCGGAGCTCGCGGCGGCGAGCCGCTTCGACGTGCGCGAGGACCAGTACCTCCACAAGAACGAGCACTCGATCGAGTTTCAGGCCGTGTTCGTGCGGCACCTCCTCGGCGGCCGCGCGGCGTCGATCGTGCCGATCCTCTGCGGCCTCTCGGAGTGTCAGGCGCGGCGTCGCGACCCCGCGCAAGATGATGGGGCCGAGTCGTTCCTGAGGGCGCTCGGCGACGCCCTGGCGAAGCGTCCCGGTCGCGTCCTCGTCATCGCAGGAGCGGACCTCGCCCACGTCGGCCCGCGCTTCGGTGATCCTGCGCCCCTCGACGAGCGCCAGCGGACGGCGCTGCGCGACCGCGACCTCGCCTCGATCGAGCGCGCGACGTCGATCGATGCGCCGGGCTTCTTCGTCGACGTGGCTCGGGACCTCGCCAGCCGTCGCGTCTGCGGCCTCGGCCCCATCTACACGTTGCTCCGCGCGCTCCCGCCGTCATCGCGCGGCGAGATGCTGCACTACGAGCAGTGCGTCGACCCCGAGGAGGGATCGATCGTCAGCCATACGTCTCTCGGATTTTACGGTTGA
- a CDS encoding YkgJ family cysteine cluster protein — translation MRRTTPLDPPVREADLLTELAAVYREAEEVFSGWTCEASTECCRFGITGREPYVTSVELAAVRRAIAARGGRRALEGIVRADGAGPPEPGVSAGGPSRRRALPQASERRCPMLTDAGRCAIYAARPLGCRTFFCDRASAGSPVRHNDVTRLVRKVQEIAARHEPSGDLGRPLTRALAEAGPSAAGAPPRTSSAARARRGR, via the coding sequence ATGCGTCGAACCACGCCCCTCGATCCACCCGTCCGTGAAGCTGATCTGCTCACCGAGCTCGCGGCCGTGTACCGCGAGGCGGAAGAGGTCTTCAGCGGCTGGACGTGCGAGGCCTCGACCGAGTGCTGTCGGTTCGGCATCACGGGCCGCGAGCCGTACGTGACGTCCGTCGAGCTCGCTGCCGTCCGGCGCGCGATCGCGGCTCGCGGGGGCCGCCGAGCGCTCGAAGGGATCGTGCGAGCAGACGGGGCGGGACCGCCCGAGCCGGGCGTGTCCGCCGGCGGCCCGAGCCGGCGACGCGCGCTGCCGCAGGCGTCGGAGCGGCGGTGCCCGATGCTCACCGACGCCGGCCGCTGCGCGATCTACGCGGCGAGGCCCCTCGGGTGCCGCACGTTCTTTTGTGATCGCGCCTCCGCTGGATCCCCGGTCCGCCACAACGACGTGACCCGGCTCGTCCGCAAGGTGCAGGAGATCGCCGCGCGACACGAGCCGAGTGGCGACCTCGGCCGTCCGCTCACCCGCGCCCTGGCGGAGGCCGGACCGAGCGCCGCGGGCGCGCCGCCCAGGACGAGCAGCGCGGCACGCGCTCGCCGCGGCCGCTGA
- a CDS encoding RelA/SpoT family protein — translation MLTLTELVDRVRTYQPAADVDLIARAYAYSSDAHKGQTRKSGDPYFSHPASVAAIITELKLDTASVCAGLLHDVVEDTLATTTDIENSFGQEVAFLVDGVTKLSKINFASKEDRQAENFRKMLVAMARDIRVLLVKLCDRLDNMRTLEFMKPEAQDRIARETMEIYAPLANRLGIARFKSELEDLSFRYIEPEAWSDLSQKVKTTAKERDKYIHEVSKVLAGKLAEQGFAVDVTGRAKHLYSIWRKMQAQQCDFDQVYDVIAFRVLVESVADCYATLGVIHSQWTPVPGRFKDYVALPKPNMYQSLHTTVIGPGRERIEIQIRTHEMHRVAEQGIAAHWKYKENNSGGIDPKDAARFGWLRQLMEFQKELKDPAEFLESVKVDLFQDEVYVFTPKGDVRVFPRGSTPIDFAYAIHTQVGEHCSGARVNGAIVPLRSKLRNGDVVEVMTNPSQHPSKDWLDYVSTSRARSKIRNFLRTEQREKSLKLGRELLEKEMHQRSMSLSRLTKNEGELRKVMERFGVASADELFISVGYGKVSVRAVCEFLAPTPKENEKGTPTPPPESIKEGRIESLVRKVTGRDSHGIRLNGIDDVLVRYTKCCNPLPGDEIVGFITRGRGITVHRRNCAKAFDTDPERRVEISWDARAKINRPVQIKVMTANRPGILATVGHTFHEQGINISEATCRAGDDGRAMNTFTFLCSDLAQLKSVIRRLQRIPGVMAVERT, via the coding sequence ATGCTGACGTTGACGGAGCTTGTCGATCGCGTTCGGACCTACCAGCCGGCTGCAGACGTCGATCTCATCGCCCGGGCCTACGCCTACAGCTCTGATGCGCACAAGGGGCAGACCCGCAAGAGCGGCGACCCTTACTTTTCCCACCCGGCGAGCGTCGCCGCGATCATCACCGAGCTCAAGCTGGACACGGCGAGCGTCTGCGCCGGGCTCTTGCACGACGTCGTGGAGGACACGCTCGCGACGACCACCGACATCGAGAACAGCTTCGGCCAGGAGGTGGCGTTCCTCGTCGACGGCGTGACGAAGCTCTCGAAGATCAACTTCGCTTCCAAGGAAGATCGGCAAGCCGAGAACTTCCGCAAGATGCTGGTGGCGATGGCGCGGGATATCCGCGTGCTCCTCGTGAAGCTGTGCGACCGCCTCGACAACATGCGGACGCTCGAGTTCATGAAGCCCGAGGCGCAGGACCGGATCGCCCGGGAGACGATGGAGATCTACGCGCCGCTCGCGAACCGCCTCGGCATCGCGCGCTTCAAGAGCGAGCTCGAGGACCTGTCGTTCAGGTACATCGAGCCCGAGGCTTGGTCGGACCTCTCGCAGAAGGTCAAGACGACCGCGAAGGAGCGGGACAAGTACATCCACGAGGTCTCGAAGGTGCTCGCGGGCAAGCTCGCGGAGCAGGGCTTCGCGGTCGACGTCACCGGCCGCGCAAAGCACCTCTACTCGATCTGGCGCAAGATGCAGGCGCAGCAGTGCGATTTCGATCAGGTCTACGACGTCATCGCGTTCCGGGTCCTCGTCGAGTCGGTGGCGGACTGCTACGCGACGCTCGGCGTGATCCACTCGCAGTGGACCCCGGTCCCCGGCCGCTTCAAGGACTACGTCGCGCTGCCCAAGCCGAACATGTACCAGTCGCTGCACACGACGGTCATCGGACCCGGGCGCGAGCGGATCGAGATCCAGATCCGCACCCACGAGATGCACCGCGTCGCGGAGCAGGGCATCGCGGCGCACTGGAAGTACAAGGAGAACAACTCCGGCGGCATCGACCCGAAGGACGCCGCGCGGTTCGGCTGGCTCCGCCAGCTGATGGAGTTCCAGAAGGAGCTCAAGGATCCTGCCGAGTTCCTGGAGAGCGTCAAGGTCGACCTGTTCCAGGACGAGGTGTACGTCTTCACGCCGAAGGGCGACGTGCGCGTCTTTCCCCGCGGCTCGACGCCCATCGACTTCGCGTACGCGATCCATACGCAGGTCGGCGAGCACTGCTCCGGGGCGCGGGTCAACGGCGCCATCGTCCCGCTCCGATCGAAGCTCCGGAACGGCGATGTGGTCGAGGTGATGACCAACCCGAGCCAGCACCCTTCGAAGGACTGGCTCGATTACGTCTCGACCAGCCGCGCGCGCTCGAAGATCCGAAACTTCCTGCGCACGGAGCAGCGGGAGAAGTCGCTCAAGCTCGGTCGCGAGCTCCTCGAGAAGGAGATGCACCAGCGGAGCATGAGCCTGAGTCGCCTCACGAAGAACGAGGGCGAGCTGCGCAAGGTCATGGAGCGCTTCGGGGTCGCCTCGGCCGACGAGCTCTTCATCTCGGTCGGCTACGGCAAGGTGAGCGTCCGCGCGGTGTGCGAGTTCCTCGCGCCCACGCCCAAGGAGAACGAGAAGGGCACGCCGACCCCGCCGCCCGAGTCGATCAAGGAGGGGCGCATCGAGTCGCTCGTCCGCAAGGTCACCGGGCGCGACAGCCACGGCATCCGGCTGAACGGCATCGACGACGTCCTCGTCCGCTACACGAAGTGCTGTAACCCGCTCCCAGGCGACGAGATCGTCGGCTTCATCACGCGCGGCCGCGGCATCACCGTCCACCGCCGCAACTGCGCCAAGGCGTTCGACACGGACCCGGAGCGCCGCGTGGAGATCTCCTGGGACGCGCGCGCGAAGATCAACCGCCCCGTACAGATCAAGGTGATGACGGCGAACCGGCCGGGCATCCTCGCGACGGTCGGCCATACGTTCCACGAGCAGGGCATCAACATCAGCGAGGCGACCTGTCGGGCGGGCGACGACGGCCGGGCGATGAACACGTTCACGTTCCTCTGCTCCGACCTCGCGCAGCTGAAGAGCGTGATCCGGCGCCTGCAGCGGATCCCCGGCGTGATGGCGGTCGAGCGGACCTGA
- the hemW gene encoding radical SAM family heme chaperone HemW codes for MKTMEPITVYVHFPWCLKKCPYCDFVSFAKARDAIDHRGYADAVLAELRKREDVLGERELRSIFFGGGTPSLWEPNEMGRVLSAITAAAGRLSPDLEVTAECNPTSLDEQRARAFRAIGVNRLSIGVQGLDVERLRFLGRLHDPEGGLGALSAALRSGMPRVSGDLIYGVAVGTAEAAREQRPEHAAAEARAVASTGVTHISAYSLTVEPGTSFGELARRGRLPLAGDDGVADTFFAIDEALEAEGLAHYEVSNYARPGHEARHNLGYWQGIDYVGLGCAAYGTVSRPDPRWGLRSGGAEGHGGAFAVRYRNIVSPERYMAAMADGDEAIAVESEERLEPETRLSERIMLGLRLREGLDLEAAAAALGVPAWPPSRRRAAERLERAGRLEVAGGRVRVPRAAWVFADGIAADLF; via the coding sequence ATGAAAACCATGGAGCCGATCACCGTCTACGTCCACTTCCCCTGGTGCCTCAAGAAGTGTCCCTACTGCGACTTCGTGTCTTTCGCGAAGGCGCGGGACGCGATCGACCACCGCGGCTATGCCGACGCCGTGCTGGCCGAGCTCCGGAAGCGGGAGGATGTGCTGGGCGAGCGCGAGCTCCGGAGCATCTTCTTCGGCGGCGGGACGCCGTCCCTGTGGGAGCCGAACGAGATGGGCAGGGTGCTGTCGGCCATCACCGCGGCCGCCGGCCGGCTCTCGCCGGACCTGGAGGTGACCGCAGAGTGCAACCCGACGTCGCTCGATGAGCAGCGGGCCCGAGCGTTCCGAGCGATCGGAGTGAACCGGCTCAGCATCGGAGTTCAGGGCCTCGACGTCGAGCGCCTCCGGTTCCTCGGGCGCCTGCACGACCCAGAGGGCGGTCTCGGCGCGCTCTCGGCGGCGCTCCGGTCCGGGATGCCGCGCGTGAGCGGCGATCTCATCTACGGTGTCGCGGTCGGAACGGCCGAAGCGGCGCGGGAGCAACGCCCCGAGCACGCCGCCGCCGAGGCGCGCGCCGTGGCCTCGACGGGGGTGACCCATATCTCGGCGTACAGCCTGACGGTCGAGCCCGGCACCTCGTTTGGAGAGCTCGCGCGGCGCGGTCGCCTGCCGCTCGCCGGAGACGATGGAGTGGCGGACACGTTCTTCGCCATCGACGAGGCCCTCGAGGCAGAGGGGCTCGCCCACTACGAGGTGTCGAACTACGCGAGGCCGGGCCACGAGGCGCGCCACAACCTCGGTTACTGGCAAGGCATCGACTACGTCGGGCTCGGGTGCGCCGCCTACGGGACGGTGTCGCGACCGGATCCGCGCTGGGGCCTGCGCTCGGGCGGCGCGGAGGGCCATGGAGGAGCGTTCGCGGTCCGGTACCGGAACATCGTGAGTCCGGAACGGTACATGGCTGCGATGGCCGATGGCGACGAGGCGATCGCCGTGGAGAGCGAGGAGCGGCTCGAGCCGGAGACGCGGCTGTCCGAGCGGATCATGCTCGGGCTGCGGCTGCGCGAGGGGCTCGATCTCGAGGCCGCTGCGGCGGCGCTCGGGGTGCCGGCGTGGCCGCCCTCGCGGCGGAGGGCCGCGGAGCGGCTCGAGCGCGCCGGCCGCCTGGAGGTGGCCGGCGGGCGGGTCCGCGTCCCGCGAGCCGCCTGGGTCTTCGCCGACGGCATCGCGGCCGACCTGTTCTGA